A single region of the Acidobacteriota bacterium genome encodes:
- a CDS encoding permease, with protein MLADLRDAVRQLRKAPGFTTTALITLALGIGATTAIFTLVHQVMLKSLPVTKPGELWRIGDKDRCCNWGGYTQGDEGDFALFSWEAYQHFRAHTPEFVDLAALQAGNAQLGVRRVGSLAPVDTRNGEYVSGNFFRTLGIQPWIGRVLTDEDDKEGAPPVAVMSYRIWHDKYGSDRSVVGAGYQINGHPFTVIGVAPPGFFGAKLAGWGMPDFWLPVTTRLLIDGPTSGLKRPQNNFLDLLGRVRPGVDPKSLEAKLRVEFHNWLASHLPDMEPGEKALWQQQTLHLVPGGAGVTALRSEYQDGLKLLLIAAGCVLLVACGNLANLMLARGLKDRAQTSIRVALGASRARIVRKSLVECVMLSAIGGVLGIGVAYAGTRLMLHLAFANGGRDNFVPISATPSLPVLLFTLGISVLTGIVFGTAPAWVTSQADPVEALRGANRSVGGGRSWAQKSLVIAQGAISVVLLSAAALLGQSLRNLEHQNFGFEMRSRYIAWINPTLGNYKPEQMEPLFRHINDRVRQIPGVRMVTEALYAPMSGDSWNNGVHIEGRPEPPPKEDTSSGFARVTPDFFETIGAKIVLGRPITEEDTAATRNIAVINEAFAKKFFKDQNPIGQHFGPGKIKYSATYEIVGVSRDIRYMTWGYKKPVGPMFWVPEAQSAQYDDPAYASGDSWSHYLNNIVIWTPGDPPGMEDRVRKALASVDPNFVLYGVDPYEQVVSGQFQQENMIATLTSLFGVLGLILAAVGLYGVLAYMVEQRTSEIGLRMALGADRGQVTRMVLRGAFMQIGIGLAIGIPAAIGAGRLMTTQLFGVMPWDPIMLALAVLTLGLAAVLASAIPARRAAGVEPMVALRNA; from the coding sequence ATGCTGGCAGATTTGCGTGACGCGGTGCGGCAGCTGCGCAAGGCACCTGGATTTACGACGACAGCTCTGATCACACTGGCGCTAGGAATCGGAGCGACGACGGCGATCTTTACGCTGGTGCACCAGGTAATGCTGAAGTCGCTGCCGGTGACCAAGCCGGGTGAGCTGTGGCGGATCGGAGATAAAGATCGCTGCTGCAACTGGGGCGGCTATACCCAGGGTGACGAGGGAGACTTTGCCTTGTTCTCGTGGGAGGCGTACCAGCATTTTCGCGCGCACACGCCAGAGTTCGTCGACTTGGCAGCACTGCAGGCCGGCAATGCGCAGCTTGGCGTCCGCCGAGTGGGATCGCTGGCGCCCGTGGACACGCGTAATGGCGAGTATGTCTCTGGGAATTTCTTCAGGACCCTTGGCATCCAGCCCTGGATTGGCCGCGTGTTGACCGACGAGGATGATAAAGAGGGTGCGCCGCCGGTGGCGGTGATGAGCTACCGCATATGGCACGACAAGTACGGATCTGATCGGTCTGTGGTCGGAGCCGGCTACCAGATTAATGGGCACCCGTTCACGGTGATTGGCGTGGCTCCGCCCGGATTTTTCGGAGCGAAGCTGGCCGGGTGGGGCATGCCGGATTTTTGGCTGCCAGTGACCACTAGGTTGTTGATCGATGGGCCGACGTCAGGGCTGAAGCGGCCACAGAACAACTTCCTGGATCTGCTGGGAAGAGTGCGTCCGGGGGTAGACCCCAAGTCGCTCGAGGCAAAGCTGAGGGTGGAATTCCATAACTGGCTGGCCAGCCACCTTCCCGATATGGAACCCGGCGAGAAGGCACTCTGGCAGCAGCAAACGCTGCATCTGGTTCCCGGCGGCGCTGGAGTGACCGCGCTTCGAAGCGAGTATCAGGATGGACTGAAGCTGCTGCTGATTGCTGCCGGATGTGTACTGCTGGTCGCGTGCGGGAATCTAGCGAATCTGATGCTGGCGCGCGGGTTGAAGGATCGCGCGCAAACCTCAATCCGAGTGGCGCTGGGCGCGTCGCGAGCGCGAATTGTGCGCAAATCGTTAGTCGAGTGCGTCATGCTCTCAGCGATCGGTGGGGTCCTGGGCATCGGCGTGGCGTACGCGGGAACAAGGTTGATGCTGCATCTGGCTTTCGCGAACGGCGGCCGCGATAACTTCGTACCCATCAGCGCGACTCCCTCGTTGCCTGTCTTGCTGTTTACGCTGGGCATATCCGTTCTGACGGGAATCGTTTTCGGGACAGCGCCGGCATGGGTGACTTCGCAGGCTGATCCGGTCGAGGCGCTTCGCGGGGCAAACCGTTCGGTGGGAGGCGGCCGCTCGTGGGCGCAGAAGTCCCTGGTCATCGCGCAGGGCGCGATCTCCGTGGTGCTGCTGTCCGCGGCGGCTCTGCTCGGCCAGAGCCTGCGGAACCTGGAGCACCAGAACTTTGGATTCGAGATGCGGAGCCGGTACATCGCATGGATCAATCCCACTTTGGGAAATTACAAGCCCGAACAGATGGAACCGCTGTTTCGACACATAAACGATCGCGTGCGGCAGATTCCAGGGGTGCGGATGGTCACGGAGGCGCTCTATGCCCCGATGTCGGGCGATAGCTGGAACAATGGCGTTCACATCGAAGGCCGGCCTGAACCGCCGCCGAAGGAAGACACGAGCTCGGGCTTTGCCCGGGTCACACCGGACTTCTTTGAGACGATCGGCGCCAAAATTGTGCTGGGCCGTCCCATCACAGAAGAGGACACCGCGGCGACACGGAACATAGCCGTGATCAATGAAGCCTTTGCCAAGAAGTTCTTCAAAGACCAGAACCCCATCGGGCAGCATTTCGGACCCGGCAAGATCAAGTATTCCGCGACCTACGAAATCGTTGGAGTCTCGCGGGACATCCGCTACATGACGTGGGGCTACAAAAAGCCCGTGGGCCCGATGTTCTGGGTGCCGGAGGCGCAGAGTGCGCAGTACGACGATCCAGCGTACGCGAGTGGAGACAGCTGGTCGCACTACTTGAACAACATTGTGATCTGGACGCCGGGAGATCCGCCGGGAATGGAAGACCGCGTGCGCAAGGCGCTGGCGAGCGTCGATCCCAATTTTGTTCTCTACGGTGTTGATCCATATGAGCAGGTCGTTAGCGGTCAGTTCCAGCAGGAAAATATGATCGCGACATTGACCTCGCTCTTCGGTGTGCTTGGGTTGATCCTTGCTGCGGTTGGACTATATGGAGTGCTGGCGTACATGGTGGAACAGCGGACGAGCGAGATTGGTCTTCGCATGGCGCTGGGCGCGGATCGCGGGCAGGTCACAAGAATGGTGCTGCGCGGCGCCTTCATGCAGATCGGCATTGGGCTGGCAATTGGCATTCCCGCAGCGATTGGCGCCGGCAGGCTGATGACGACTCAGTTGTTCGGCGTTATGCCATGGGACCCGATCATGCTCGCACTGGCTGTGCTGACGCTCGGATTGGCCGCAGTGCTGGCGTCGGCAATCCCGGCGCGGCGTGCTGCAGGCGTGGAACCGATGGTGGCTCTGCGGAACGCGTAA